Proteins from one Juglans microcarpa x Juglans regia isolate MS1-56 chromosome 1S, Jm3101_v1.0, whole genome shotgun sequence genomic window:
- the LOC121246881 gene encoding geranylgeranyl transferase type-2 subunit beta 1-like: MRQEQIKNPTLHFSRDMGEIVTEKHVQYIFSVEKRKDDFISVAMEYLRMNGAYWGLTTLDLLGKLDAVDADEVVSWIMKCQHESGGFGGNIGHDPHILYTLSAVQVFALFNKLNVLDVEKVTNYIAGLQNEDGSFSGDEWGEVDTRFSYIAICCLSILHHLNKINVEKAVSYIVSCKNLDGGFGCTPGGESHAGQIFCCVGALAITGSLHHIDKDLLGWWLCERQVKAGGLNGRPEKLPDVCYSWWVLSSLIMIDRVHWISKEKLVKFILDCQDTENGGISDRPDDAVDVYHTFFGVAGLSLLEYPGLKAIDPAYALPVDVINRIFFG, encoded by the exons ATGAGACAAGAACAGATAAAGAACCCAACGCTACATTTTTCAAGAGAT ATGGGAGAGATTGTAACTGAGAAGCATGTCCAATACATTTTTTCAGTTGAAAAG AGAAAGGATGACTTTATATCTGTTGCAATGGAATATCTGAGAATGAATGGGGCATACTGGGGATTGACCACTCTAGATCTTCTAGGGAAGCTTGATGCTGTAGATGCGGATGAGGTTGTCTCATGGATCATGAAATGCCAGCACGAATCAG GTGGGTTTGGTGGTAACATTGGGCATGACCCTCACATACTGTATACTCTAAGTGCTGTACAGGTTTTTGCCCTTTTTAACAAACTAAATGTTCTTGACGTTGAGAAGGTGACTAATT ATATTGCTGGGTTGCAAAATGAAGATGGATCATTTTCAGGGGATGAATGGGGCGAAGTTGATACACG GTTCTCTTACATTGCTATATGTTGTCTCTCAATATTACATCATTTGAATAAAATCAATGTGGAGAAGGCAGTGAGCTACATTGTGAGTTGCAAAAATTTGGACGGTGGATTTGGATGCACACCTGGTGGCGAGTCCCATGCGGGTCAAA TTTTCTGTTGTGTGGGTGCACTTGCTATAACGGGATCATTGCATCATATTGACAAGGACCTTCTTGGGTGGTGGTTATGCGAGCGGCAAGTTAAAGCAGGGGGTCTTAATGGCCGTCCTGAGAAACTTCCTGAT GTTTGCTACTCATGGTGGGTTCTTTCTAGCTTGATCATGATAGACAGGGTTCATTGGATCAGCAAGGAAAAGCTTGTTAAGTTCATCTTAGACTGCCAG GATACAGAAAATGGAGGTATTTCTGATAGGCCAGATGATGCTGTGGATGTCTATCACACCTTCTTTGGAGTGGCTG GACTATCACTTCTTGAATATCCAGGATTGAAGGCAATAGATCCAGCTTATGCTCTCCCCGTTGAcgttataaatagaattttctttGGATGA
- the LOC121247405 gene encoding uncharacterized protein LOC121247405, whose amino-acid sequence MLNKQKTSILFSSNTNNEVREEIFREAGSVICDRYEEYLGLSAVVGRSKYNALRSIKEKVWHKLQNWKNGFLSKEGKEVLIKAVLQAIPTYSMSVFQLPQRLCHEIEALFAKFWWAHQKNGKRVHWWRWDRLGQCKGRGGLGFRMLEDFNKALLAKQGWRLLKEPESLVGRIFKDKYFKNLHLLEASLGKSPSFVWRSIWSAMDVLKRGMIWRVGNGEDIKIWGQKWLPKPGSGCVQSQVSILQNEAYVNELIDTDGKRWKEELVRLVFEEEEANLILSIPIRGGAVDKVIRIATVNLEEYSLAFKKGSDGVVQRCTTRRGLGWRRHEGESFKANFDAAINEAEQTMGLGVVIRDCNGEMMAVKCANRKCRSSPFITECSAMWEAMELCKELGFWEVWLEGMQRKLLMQ is encoded by the exons ATGTTGAATAAGCAGAAGACTTCTATTCTGTTCAGCTCTAATACAAATAACGAGGTTAGGGAGGAAATCTTTAGAGAGGCTGGGTCTGTGATTTGTGATAGGTATGAGGAATATTTGGGGTTGTCAGCAGTAGTTGGCAGGTCAAAATATAATGCCTTAAGAAGCATCAAGGAGAAAGTATGGCATAAACTTCAAAATTGGAAGAATGGTTTCCTCTCTAAGGAAGGAAAGGAAGTATTGATCAAGGCTGTTCTACAAGCAATTCCTACTTATTCTATGAGTGTTTTTCAACTGCCTCAGCGACTGTGTCATGAGATTGAAGCTTTGTTTGCAAAGTTTTGGTGGGCacatcaaaaaaatggaaaaagggtGCATTGGTGGAGGTGGGACAGATTGGGGCAGTGCAAGGGAAGAGGGGGGTTGGGTTTCAGAATGCTGGAGGACTTTAATAAGGCCTTACTTGCAAAACAAGGTTGGAGACTGTTAAAAGAGCCTGAGTCATTAGTTGGAAGAATTTTTaaggataaatattttaagaatctTCATTTGCTCGAGGCCTCTTTGGGTAAATCTCCATCATTTGTATGGAGAAGTATCTGGTCTGCTATGGATGTGCTGAAAAGAGGAATGATATGGAGAGTTGGAAATGGAGAAGATATCAAAATATGGGGCCAAAAATGGTTGCCTAAACCTGGTTCTGGTTGTGTCCAATCCCAAGTGAGTATCTTGCAAAATGAAGCTTATGTAAATGAGCTTATTGATACGGATGGCAAAAGGTGGAAGGAGGAGTTGGTTAGGTTGgtttttgaagaggaagaggcaaATTTGATACTGTCCATTCCTATTCGTGGGGGGGCAGTGGATAAA GTTATACGGATTGCTACTGTAAATCTAGAAGAATACTCGTTGGCTTTTAAGAAGGGGAGTGATGGAGTAGTACAAAGGTGCACAACCAGAAGAGGATTGGGTTGGCGAAGGCATGAGGGGGAAAGCTTTAAAGCAAACTTTGATGCAGCTATTAATGAAGCAGAACAGACTATGGGACTGGGAGTAGTTATCAGAGACTGTAATGGAGAGATGATGGCTGTAAAATGTGCAAACAGAAAATGTAGAAGCTCTCCTTTTATTACAGAATGTTCAGCTATGTGGGAGGCAATGGAACTATGTAAAGAGCTGGGTTTTTGGGAAGTGTGGCTGGAGGGGATGCAAAGGAAGTTATTGATGCAGTAA
- the LOC121246885 gene encoding histone deacetylase 2-like produces MFDPELVVYNAGTDILDGEGRLKISPDGIANRDEKVFRFARERTIPIVMLTSGGYMKSSARVIADSMINLSKKCLIDMGKNAT; encoded by the exons ATGTTTGATCCTGAGTTGGTGGTTTACAATGCTGGAACTGATATTCTTGATGGAGAAGGCAGGTTGAAG ATCAGTCCTGATGGGATTGCCAATAGAGATGAGAAAGTTTTTAGGTTCGCTCGTGAGAGGACCATACCTATCGTCATGCTCACatcag GTGGTTACATGAAGTCAAGTGCCAGAGTTATAGCAGATTCCATGATCAACCTGTCAAAGAAATGCCTGATAGATATGGGTAAGAATGCCACGTAA